A single window of Qipengyuania sediminis DNA harbors:
- a CDS encoding excalibur calcium-binding domain-containing protein, protein MAGRRQGANQDSGCAVIAVVGVLSLLISKCASPFEPEESWIELDQVAATTQYAVSSRGVNCRSLPNQNSAKVAVFSDGEALSIAEQKHGWAKVDRSGGDCWVASRLLSSVPPVKTTEPVRVYQEPRSYSRRRQFSSSFSCGVKRTCGEMDSCAEAHHYLNVCGRSRLDGDGDGVPCESIC, encoded by the coding sequence GTGGCTGGAAGGCGGCAAGGAGCGAATCAAGATAGCGGTTGCGCAGTCATCGCCGTCGTTGGTGTCTTGTCCCTGCTCATCAGCAAATGCGCCAGCCCCTTTGAACCCGAGGAGTCTTGGATCGAGCTAGACCAAGTGGCCGCGACCACCCAATATGCAGTGTCATCTCGGGGCGTAAACTGCAGATCTCTGCCGAACCAAAACTCGGCGAAAGTCGCCGTATTCAGCGATGGCGAGGCGCTATCCATAGCTGAGCAAAAGCATGGCTGGGCCAAGGTCGATCGTTCCGGCGGCGATTGCTGGGTTGCATCGCGTTTGCTCTCCAGTGTTCCGCCCGTGAAGACGACCGAACCGGTGCGGGTGTACCAAGAGCCTCGCTCCTATTCGCGACGTCGGCAATTTTCATCCTCGTTCAGCTGCGGCGTTAAGCGAACCTGTGGCGAGATGGATAGCTGTGCTGAGGCACACCATTATCTCAATGTCTGCGGACGATCGCGTCTAGACGGTGATGGTGACGGGGTACCATGCGAAAGCATCTGTTGA
- a CDS encoding bis-aminopropyl spermidine synthase family protein translates to MTGVLSRIARAVRGGGKAAEPVPAPPTERKRVDLRKAINAVSDVVQNRPRPLRVFDQIHMKSGDMVLQSEIIADWADGKRLAFIGDGDAISVCVAYLRARDVLNFGPSHITVFDFDERTVEAVMNFADRERVPNLDARLYNVLDAMVPESFYDCFYTNPPWGASNNGESVNVFVERGMEAVGHVGEGVVVIADDDDLPWPKQVLASVQGFAARQGFYVSRMQRKLHEYHLDDAPELKSCNLYLAALPGNPARPASVAISDPARLENFYGLSQEPRVRYVRARKRLDYGVAHEDEYELEFLPSGRK, encoded by the coding sequence ATGACGGGCGTGCTGTCGCGGATCGCCCGCGCCGTGCGTGGCGGCGGGAAAGCGGCTGAGCCGGTCCCAGCGCCGCCGACCGAGCGCAAGCGGGTCGACCTGCGCAAGGCTATCAACGCGGTGTCCGACGTCGTGCAGAACCGGCCGCGTCCGCTGCGCGTCTTTGACCAGATCCACATGAAGAGCGGCGACATGGTGCTGCAGAGCGAGATTATCGCGGACTGGGCGGACGGTAAGCGCCTTGCCTTCATCGGTGATGGCGACGCGATCAGTGTGTGCGTGGCTTACCTCCGGGCGCGAGACGTCCTTAACTTCGGGCCGTCGCACATCACCGTGTTCGACTTCGACGAGCGCACGGTGGAGGCCGTTATGAATTTCGCCGACCGGGAGCGCGTCCCGAACCTCGACGCGAGGCTCTACAACGTGCTAGACGCGATGGTCCCGGAGAGTTTCTACGACTGCTTCTACACAAACCCGCCCTGGGGCGCGTCCAACAACGGCGAGAGCGTCAACGTCTTTGTCGAGCGCGGCATGGAGGCGGTCGGTCACGTCGGCGAGGGCGTCGTCGTCATCGCCGACGATGATGATTTGCCCTGGCCCAAGCAGGTACTGGCGAGCGTGCAGGGCTTCGCGGCGCGGCAGGGCTTCTACGTCTCCCGCATGCAGCGCAAGCTGCATGAATACCACCTCGACGACGCGCCGGAGCTGAAGTCCTGCAATCTCTATCTCGCCGCACTTCCTGGCAACCCGGCGCGTCCGGCGAGCGTCGCCATCAGCGATCCCGCGCGGCTGGAGAACTTCTACGGGCTGTCGCAGGAGCCGCGGGTCCGCTACGTTCGCGCTCGTAAGCGGCTCGACTACGGGGTCGCGCACGAGGACGAGTACGAGCTGGAGTTTCTGCCAAGTGGCCGTAAATGA
- the virB11 gene encoding P-type DNA transfer ATPase VirB11 has product MSIDTGYYLDSFLAPLSSWLARTDVTDVWINRPGEVWIETLGGRIERHEDAVLSEDLLRRLARQIAAFESQGVSRSQPLLAASLPDGSRVQIVAPPATRSGHVIAIRRHVASNLSLADWENENAFVGLEGGRTHLRTEPSWRTLGEPEAATALRDAVTGRRNIIVSGGTSTGKTTFLNALLAEIPAHERLILIEDTEELRIKHDNAVGLIAARGSVSEAQVTAEDLLIAALRMRPDRIILGELRGNEAFTFLRAVNTGHPGSMTTIHADTPQRAVEQLALLVLHSGSRLSRDDVREYIRQSIDVFVQLQRGDGHRRVTQVLVRT; this is encoded by the coding sequence ATGTCTATCGACACGGGCTACTATCTTGACAGCTTCCTTGCGCCACTGTCGTCTTGGCTCGCGCGTACAGACGTGACCGATGTTTGGATCAACCGGCCCGGGGAAGTCTGGATTGAGACACTGGGCGGCAGGATCGAGCGCCACGAGGACGCGGTACTGTCTGAAGACCTCTTGCGACGGCTGGCGCGTCAGATTGCGGCATTTGAATCGCAAGGGGTGAGCCGCTCGCAGCCGTTGCTCGCCGCCTCTTTGCCCGATGGCTCGCGCGTCCAAATTGTAGCACCTCCGGCCACCAGAAGCGGACATGTGATTGCTATCCGGCGACATGTGGCCTCGAACCTCTCGCTTGCAGATTGGGAAAACGAGAACGCCTTTGTGGGGCTTGAGGGCGGGCGAACGCACCTCCGTACCGAGCCTAGTTGGCGCACTCTTGGTGAGCCTGAAGCGGCAACGGCTTTGCGCGATGCGGTAACAGGGCGGCGAAACATTATCGTCTCCGGCGGGACATCAACCGGAAAAACGACCTTTCTTAATGCTTTGCTCGCCGAGATCCCGGCGCATGAACGCCTGATCTTAATTGAGGATACCGAAGAGCTACGGATCAAGCACGACAATGCGGTGGGGCTAATTGCTGCACGCGGTTCGGTCAGCGAGGCGCAAGTTACCGCCGAGGACCTGCTCATCGCGGCTTTGCGCATGCGACCTGACCGCATTATCCTTGGTGAATTGCGCGGAAACGAGGCATTTACCTTTCTAAGAGCGGTTAACACCGGGCATCCCGGCTCCATGACGACCATCCACGCTGATACACCGCAACGTGCAGTCGAGCAGCTTGCGCTACTCGTGCTACACAGCGGATCGCGGCTTTCTCGCGACGATGTGCGCGAGTATATCCGCCAGAGCATCGATGTCTTCGTCCAGCTCCAGCGTGGTGATGGCCACCGTCGCGTTACGCAGGTGCTGGTGCGCACATGA
- a CDS encoding HigA family addiction module antitoxin — protein MKENSRLLEPPRVSEVLRAHFLTLDGVTQDRLAQAMNVSRHSVSELMNDRRAITAPMAVRLAHVLGTDAEFWLNLQQARDLFEARQDLHGALGDLKIIRPPVTEADVVQ, from the coding sequence ATGAAGGAGAACTCCCGCTTGCTTGAGCCACCGCGCGTTTCCGAAGTGCTTCGCGCGCACTTTCTGACGCTCGACGGCGTGACGCAGGACCGATTGGCGCAAGCAATGAATGTGTCGCGTCATAGCGTCAGCGAGCTGATGAACGACCGTCGCGCTATTACCGCGCCGATGGCAGTTCGTCTCGCGCATGTGCTCGGTACCGACGCCGAATTTTGGCTCAACTTGCAGCAAGCCAGAGATCTCTTCGAAGCGCGGCAGGACCTTCACGGTGCGCTTGGCGATCTTAAGATCATCCGTCCTCCCGTAACTGAGGCCGATGTTGTGCAATAA
- a CDS encoding phage terminase small subunit P27 family, protein MGRQRKPTHLRIVEGTLEGKFGKGRAKKQAREPIPKGYLAVEDCPADFSTKEREIWRQAVTNSPYGMLRKLDGAILRLWCVAFAIHARAHRSLEASSTLIVKTPNGAVAPNPYLSIMNRQTVLMKALAAELGFSPAARSKIFIEEQEEEYDPTDRFFS, encoded by the coding sequence GTGGGCCGCCAACGCAAACCGACACATCTTCGCATTGTCGAGGGGACGCTCGAGGGCAAATTCGGCAAAGGTCGCGCGAAGAAGCAAGCGCGCGAGCCGATCCCTAAAGGGTATCTAGCCGTTGAAGATTGCCCCGCTGATTTCAGCACTAAGGAGCGCGAGATATGGCGCCAAGCCGTGACTAATTCGCCCTACGGCATGCTGCGCAAACTCGATGGCGCTATCTTGAGACTGTGGTGCGTCGCCTTTGCTATCCATGCTCGGGCCCATCGCAGTCTTGAGGCGTCCTCGACGCTGATCGTTAAAACGCCGAATGGTGCGGTAGCTCCGAACCCGTACCTCAGCATCATGAACCGGCAGACCGTTCTAATGAAGGCCCTCGCAGCAGAATTGGGATTTAGCCCGGCGGCGCGCTCGAAAATTTTTATTGAGGAGCAAGAGGAGGAGTATGATCCAACGGATCGGTTCTTCTCATGA
- a CDS encoding ImmA/IrrE family metallo-endopeptidase, whose translation MTADEKTLIRKLRDAGFSRAAIRAAWPSWWTEEADASPSGRAELRFALARRLGLEPKPLLGERIEFVWNDEARFKHLSAEDEGQRTALASFGMSIGRLLLRATPGTAAPVTDAEQLRDAILRRSRFVDLHALIGTCWALGMPVIHLRVFPLEAKSMHAMVVAVEGRYAILLGRDASYPAPIAFTLAHELGHVMLGHLADAPALVDLKDPALARDGDAQEDEADRFALALLTGSPEPDIRTNLDRFNAPTLASAVLAAADEYGVEPGSLALCLAYQRRAWPVAMSALRFIYNQPMPAWREVNGIAEGELDWDALGDEAGHYLRNVMLGDDA comes from the coding sequence GTGACCGCCGACGAAAAGACGCTGATACGCAAGCTCCGCGACGCCGGGTTCAGCCGCGCCGCCATCCGCGCGGCGTGGCCGTCGTGGTGGACGGAGGAGGCCGACGCGTCGCCGTCGGGACGAGCCGAGCTTCGCTTCGCGCTCGCCCGCCGTCTCGGGCTTGAGCCCAAGCCGCTGCTCGGCGAGCGCATCGAGTTCGTCTGGAATGACGAGGCGCGTTTCAAGCATCTGTCCGCAGAAGACGAGGGGCAGCGGACCGCCCTCGCTTCGTTCGGCATGTCGATCGGCCGCCTCTTGCTGCGCGCCACGCCGGGGACGGCGGCGCCCGTCACGGACGCGGAGCAACTGCGCGACGCGATCCTCCGCCGCTCCCGCTTCGTCGACCTGCACGCGCTAATTGGCACGTGCTGGGCGCTCGGTATGCCGGTGATCCACCTGCGCGTGTTCCCGCTCGAGGCGAAGTCAATGCACGCCATGGTTGTCGCGGTCGAGGGCCGCTACGCTATCCTGCTTGGACGCGACGCGAGCTATCCCGCCCCAATCGCCTTCACGCTCGCGCACGAGCTAGGCCACGTGATGCTGGGCCACCTCGCCGATGCGCCCGCGCTCGTTGATCTGAAGGATCCCGCGTTGGCGCGGGACGGCGACGCGCAGGAAGACGAGGCGGACCGCTTTGCGCTCGCCCTGCTGACTGGCTCGCCCGAGCCGGACATCCGGACCAACCTCGACCGCTTCAACGCACCCACGCTTGCGTCCGCCGTGCTCGCCGCGGCCGACGAATACGGCGTCGAACCCGGGTCACTCGCGCTCTGCCTTGCCTATCAGCGTAGGGCGTGGCCCGTCGCCATGTCCGCGCTTCGGTTCATCTACAACCAGCCGATGCCAGCCTGGCGGGAGGTCAACGGTATCGCCGAGGGAGAACTCGACTGGGACGCGCTAGGCGACGAGGCCGGCCACTATTTGCGGAACGTGATGCTTGGCGACGATGCCTGA
- a CDS encoding ATP-binding protein, with product MTKLIYLTGAPASGKSSMTAKLVERVPGLQVWEYGARLTEHVMARSAEVARQDDLRARSAGIVTPEDVAEVDRALLAFAEEHRGRHPVLIDSHAVTKEAYGFRITPFSLEQFGHLSPDEIWVLYASPEETRRRIKAEPGGRPMVSEEEARTHTALQASVAATYGMSLGRPVYLFDTAVPRDELVAHLARRLA from the coding sequence TTGACCAAGCTGATCTACCTGACGGGTGCACCCGCGTCGGGGAAGAGTTCGATGACCGCTAAGCTGGTTGAACGGGTGCCTGGGCTGCAGGTATGGGAATACGGTGCCCGGCTGACCGAGCACGTGATGGCGCGGTCGGCGGAGGTTGCGCGCCAGGACGATCTCCGCGCTCGTTCGGCAGGCATCGTGACGCCCGAGGACGTGGCCGAGGTGGATCGCGCGCTGCTGGCGTTTGCGGAGGAGCACAGGGGCCGACACCCCGTCCTGATCGACAGCCACGCTGTGACCAAGGAGGCGTATGGCTTCCGGATCACGCCGTTCTCGCTGGAGCAGTTCGGCCACCTTTCGCCTGACGAGATCTGGGTTCTATACGCCAGTCCCGAGGAGACGCGTCGCCGCATTAAGGCCGAACCCGGCGGCCGCCCGATGGTCAGCGAGGAGGAGGCGCGGACCCACACGGCGCTTCAGGCCTCGGTCGCCGCGACTTACGGCATGTCGCTCGGGCGGCCCGTCTATCTTTTCGATACTGCCGTCCCGCGCGACGAGCTGGTCGCCCACCTGGCCCGGCGGCTCGCATGA
- a CDS encoding KGGVGR-motif variant AAA ATPase has translation MYITTFYSYKGGVGRTMALANVAAVLSEMGRKVLIVDFDLEAPGVPSYEPFAAALGRPGLVDYIHHYLETNEAPEAADYIVRCEIAKDRAVWVMPAGDNSSPSYAGKFAAIDWQHLYAERRGQDLIDDLRNQWATFERDGFDYVLVDSRTGATDIAGICTRQLPQLVVILFTPTRQNVCGLRPIVDLIRSEHERTGHHVRILFSPSNLPDLFDEDDVLGRALTSAKEQLGFGDRAGLEPAPVSISHWSNMALLDLPVITLARERSKLAKQYRDLTQAIMGENPGDRDGAIHVFGRLPGIFEAAREENRSQVRKDIQDRAQGIMRQHPNDPELAMMAAEIFFEGQSYEEAERYFTVAISQGSEDGRPRLLRAVSRINLDQKDGALEDLEWVLGSPNATTFDLGPAARLLRSASEEPAKIAERLFEGPTTTPRAKIQLAPYLMVSREALGPVADALLAEIDDANMSEDLAADLINAGCLALIGAQRFEDAIRHLERVLAREPDNLAARFNAMMARWGVGGTVDSDEVDYLSAMMGDIATLDPNNQQCFALVAALHGASEDALARVETARDRSRTSFLIFSCWSYLYRTAADFRSDLDAMRSALTTGTELTPSFLLSDNRP, from the coding sequence ATGTACATCACTACGTTCTACTCCTACAAGGGTGGCGTTGGCAGGACTATGGCGCTCGCGAACGTCGCCGCTGTGCTCTCGGAGATGGGCCGCAAGGTACTCATCGTCGACTTCGACCTCGAGGCACCAGGCGTCCCAAGCTATGAGCCCTTCGCGGCGGCTCTGGGCCGGCCCGGGCTCGTGGACTACATCCATCACTATCTCGAGACCAACGAGGCCCCCGAGGCGGCAGATTACATCGTCCGATGCGAGATCGCGAAGGACCGCGCGGTTTGGGTTATGCCGGCGGGCGATAATTCCTCGCCGTCCTACGCCGGAAAGTTCGCAGCCATCGACTGGCAGCACCTCTATGCGGAACGCCGCGGGCAAGACCTGATCGACGATCTCAGAAATCAGTGGGCCACTTTCGAGAGGGATGGTTTTGACTACGTCCTCGTCGACAGCCGAACCGGCGCGACCGACATCGCGGGGATTTGCACGCGACAGTTGCCGCAGCTGGTGGTCATCCTCTTCACGCCGACCCGGCAGAACGTGTGCGGGCTACGGCCCATCGTCGACCTTATTCGCAGCGAGCACGAGCGGACGGGACACCACGTCCGCATACTGTTCAGCCCCTCGAACCTGCCGGATCTCTTCGACGAGGATGATGTCCTGGGCCGGGCTCTAACCTCGGCCAAGGAGCAGCTCGGTTTCGGCGATCGCGCGGGGCTGGAGCCAGCGCCCGTGTCAATCAGCCACTGGTCAAACATGGCACTGCTCGATCTTCCGGTCATTACACTTGCCCGGGAACGATCCAAGCTCGCCAAGCAATACAGGGATCTAACCCAGGCGATCATGGGCGAGAACCCCGGGGACCGGGACGGTGCGATCCACGTGTTCGGCCGGCTGCCCGGCATCTTCGAGGCTGCCCGGGAGGAGAACAGGAGCCAAGTAAGAAAGGACATCCAGGACCGAGCGCAAGGGATCATGCGGCAACACCCGAACGATCCGGAACTCGCCATGATGGCAGCCGAGATCTTCTTTGAGGGCCAAAGCTACGAGGAGGCCGAGCGTTACTTTACGGTTGCGATAAGCCAAGGCTCGGAGGACGGGAGGCCGCGCCTCCTGAGGGCCGTCTCGCGTATCAATCTTGACCAAAAGGACGGAGCCCTGGAAGACCTAGAGTGGGTGCTGGGCTCCCCCAACGCCACGACCTTCGACCTCGGCCCCGCGGCGCGGTTGCTGCGCTCGGCGTCTGAAGAACCGGCGAAGATCGCGGAGCGACTGTTCGAAGGTCCCACAACCACTCCACGCGCGAAAATCCAGCTTGCACCTTACCTCATGGTCTCTCGAGAGGCGCTAGGACCGGTGGCGGATGCGCTCCTTGCCGAAATCGACGACGCAAACATGTCTGAAGATCTTGCCGCCGACCTCATCAATGCGGGTTGCCTCGCTCTGATCGGCGCCCAACGTTTCGAGGATGCCATAAGACACCTCGAGCGAGTGCTCGCCCGGGAACCGGACAACCTTGCGGCACGGTTCAACGCGATGATGGCGCGGTGGGGCGTTGGGGGGACAGTGGACTCGGACGAGGTCGACTACCTATCCGCCATGATGGGCGACATCGCGACGCTCGACCCGAACAACCAACAGTGCTTTGCGCTCGTTGCCGCATTGCACGGTGCAAGTGAGGACGCGTTGGCGCGAGTCGAGACCGCCCGGGACCGGTCCCGGACCAGCTTCCTCATCTTCAGCTGCTGGAGTTATCTCTACCGCACGGCAGCCGATTTCCGGTCCGATCTCGACGCAATGCGAAGCGCGCTGACGACGGGCACCGAGTTGACACCCTCGTTTCTCCTGAGCGATAATCGCCCATGA
- a CDS encoding winged helix DNA-binding protein, translating into MNSNDPIERLELRVAELTNKIDRLATQIAAIAFPLETDPAHSMTPDLAQPPGATSPNGRDLLRRARAPLPDPRLVHRIIRQRRLRQRYFEAGLFADPAWDILLDLTAARAEHRRVSVTSLCIAADVPSTTALRWIAEMTEMGLLVRKQDPDDKRRTFITLTDDVASAMARFFDELGSDAVKVI; encoded by the coding sequence ATGAACTCCAACGATCCAATCGAGCGTCTTGAGCTGCGAGTAGCCGAGCTAACAAATAAGATCGACCGGCTGGCAACCCAGATCGCTGCGATCGCATTTCCTCTCGAAACCGACCCTGCGCACTCGATGACACCGGATCTTGCCCAGCCTCCTGGCGCAACCTCACCGAATGGTCGCGATCTTCTTCGCCGAGCGCGCGCACCCTTGCCGGATCCGCGTCTGGTTCACCGCATCATCCGCCAACGCCGCCTCAGGCAGCGATATTTCGAGGCTGGCCTTTTTGCTGACCCTGCATGGGATATCTTGCTCGATCTCACTGCGGCGCGCGCCGAACACCGGCGCGTCTCGGTTACATCGCTGTGTATCGCAGCCGATGTGCCCTCCACCACCGCACTGCGCTGGATAGCCGAGATGACGGAGATGGGCTTGCTGGTTCGCAAACAAGACCCGGACGACAAACGGCGCACTTTCATCACGCTCACAGATGATGTGGCGTCAGCAATGGCGCGCTTCTTTGATGAGCTTGGGTCCGATGCGGTGAAAGTTATTTAG
- a CDS encoding excalibur calcium-binding domain-containing protein has protein sequence MPQGPQERRPALPRRSRVLSACRDSEAAICECSQRLLCNCSQARAAGAAPVRRGEPGYAAHLDRDGDGIGCE, from the coding sequence GTGCCACAAGGACCGCAAGAACGGAGGCCGGCATTGCCACGGCGGTCGCGCGTCCTCTCAGCGTGCCGGGACAGCGAGGCAGCAATTTGTGAATGCTCGCAGCGTTTACTTTGCAACTGCTCCCAAGCGCGTGCCGCTGGTGCGGCGCCAGTACGGCGGGGTGAACCTGGATATGCCGCGCACCTCGATCGAGACGGCGATGGCATTGGATGTGAATAG
- a CDS encoding helix-turn-helix transcriptional regulator — protein sequence METRGHIFLTTTDIALRWQISKRTLEGWRDKGIGPNYHKIGNRVRYHIDDIERFERVWSSHHYDIA from the coding sequence TTGGAAACCAGGGGACATATTTTCCTTACCACTACTGACATCGCGCTTCGCTGGCAGATCAGCAAGCGCACGCTGGAGGGTTGGCGGGACAAGGGCATCGGGCCGAACTATCACAAGATCGGCAATCGGGTCCGCTACCATATCGACGACATTGAACGCTTTGAGCGCGTCTGGTCGTCCCACCACTACGACATCGCCTGA
- a CDS encoding response regulator transcription factor, with protein MNSDVTADAVSQLTSRQQEVLDRLTRHQAIKTIADEMGVSETRINQHIRAIKDRLGVNHKEDLVALWLEAGGSPFSNSIYRKRQLPEVENSAHEQSGADTALFTFQDAGAMRRAPWEAAAYRRVGPGFLDGRGEGAKRMVYIILVAIGLPLAVIFTLSAMIALTEMLRSSL; from the coding sequence ATGAACTCTGACGTCACGGCCGACGCTGTAAGTCAGCTGACCTCGAGGCAGCAGGAGGTGCTCGACCGGCTTACGCGACACCAGGCGATCAAGACGATTGCCGACGAGATGGGCGTGTCTGAGACGCGCATCAACCAGCATATCCGCGCGATCAAGGATCGGCTGGGGGTCAATCACAAGGAGGATTTAGTCGCCCTTTGGCTGGAAGCGGGCGGCAGTCCCTTCAGCAATTCTATATACAGGAAAAGGCAGCTGCCGGAGGTTGAAAATTCCGCCCACGAGCAATCCGGGGCGGACACGGCACTGTTCACTTTCCAGGACGCTGGCGCGATGCGTCGCGCACCCTGGGAAGCTGCAGCATACCGCCGTGTCGGCCCCGGGTTCCTCGACGGTCGCGGCGAGGGGGCGAAAAGGATGGTCTATATCATCCTCGTTGCAATCGGATTGCCGCTCGCGGTGATCTTTACGCTCAGCGCGATGATCGCGCTGACGGAGATGCTCCGCTCCTCTCTGTGA
- a CDS encoding TrbC/VirB2 family protein: MTGTFAQTDDPFSSGQAGAVDAAAGWLQGLVTGSLAVALCAIAVAMLGILMFTGRMPVRNGVRVVLGCFILLGAPPIAAAFLELGARDADGFEATPSPAPSAEPRPLPTASYDPYAGASLRQD; this comes from the coding sequence ATGACCGGCACCTTCGCTCAAACGGATGATCCTTTCAGTTCAGGCCAAGCTGGAGCCGTCGATGCTGCAGCGGGGTGGCTGCAAGGGCTTGTTACTGGGTCGCTGGCGGTCGCGCTGTGTGCGATCGCCGTCGCTATGCTAGGTATTCTGATGTTTACCGGTCGTATGCCGGTTCGAAACGGAGTTCGGGTCGTACTTGGTTGCTTCATCCTGCTTGGTGCGCCCCCAATCGCAGCCGCCTTTCTAGAGCTGGGTGCGCGTGATGCGGATGGGTTCGAGGCTACGCCCTCACCGGCGCCTTCCGCAGAGCCGCGACCCCTGCCGACCGCCTCATACGACCCCTACGCCGGCGCCTCGCTGCGGCAGGACTGA
- a CDS encoding JAB domain-containing protein, producing MAVATRLIETYGSPARALAASRESLESALPTRTDLADAITAARELASFGAAEELKGNILNPVEPRFLEFLRKTLGFNTDEGLYGVFLDSENRYIAAEWLAFGTRSQVDLACRALVGRILDLGARSLVLAHNHPSGDPTPSVSDRATTSRLQTVLEALDCTILDHLIVCSSGCYSMARAGDL from the coding sequence ATGGCGGTCGCGACGCGGCTGATCGAAACCTATGGTTCACCGGCACGGGCGCTGGCGGCTTCACGGGAATCCCTGGAGAGCGCCCTACCGACACGAACCGATCTTGCAGACGCTATCACCGCGGCACGAGAGCTTGCGAGTTTTGGCGCTGCAGAAGAACTGAAGGGCAATATCCTCAATCCCGTCGAGCCGCGTTTCCTGGAGTTCCTGCGGAAGACATTGGGCTTTAACACAGACGAGGGGCTTTATGGCGTCTTCTTGGATAGCGAGAACCGCTACATTGCCGCCGAGTGGCTGGCATTCGGGACGCGGTCTCAAGTCGATCTTGCATGCCGCGCTTTGGTAGGCCGGATACTTGATCTGGGTGCGCGCAGCCTAGTGCTTGCGCACAACCACCCGTCCGGAGACCCCACCCCGAGTGTTAGTGATCGCGCCACCACGTCGAGGCTTCAGACTGTTCTCGAAGCGCTCGACTGCACGATCCTCGATCACCTGATTGTTTGTTCTAGTGGCTGCTACAGCATGGCCCGGGCGGGGGACCTATGA
- a CDS encoding PEPxxWA-CTERM sorting domain-containing protein, translating to MTSKAVLGVILAAASAVSAQAAYEINIVEDRGNVVAFGSGSLDTRGLTYNTSLISYSNIHAGSGSIAIGSCACFDHYFGASAVPFGVMGRGAGSFESFGPLVGIDSYGLMVPLWYVSGTEIGLSIATFRNTSFGTLGIVRGTYVVRWGSGDNADTLTIIAGSNRAIPIPPVPEPSAWALMIAAFGIVGAMMRKRYEGERRTHS from the coding sequence ATGACATCTAAGGCTGTTCTGGGCGTAATCCTAGCGGCGGCTAGCGCTGTTTCAGCGCAAGCAGCCTATGAAATCAACATCGTCGAAGATCGCGGCAACGTGGTCGCGTTTGGATCGGGGTCGCTAGATACCCGAGGCCTCACGTACAACACCTCGCTGATTAGCTATTCGAACATTCACGCAGGTAGTGGTTCCATCGCTATAGGCTCGTGCGCATGCTTCGATCATTATTTTGGCGCCTCGGCAGTGCCGTTTGGAGTTATGGGGCGAGGCGCCGGATCCTTCGAGTCATTTGGACCGCTAGTCGGAATTGATTCCTACGGCCTGATGGTACCCCTATGGTATGTCTCTGGCACCGAAATCGGGCTCAGCATCGCGACATTTCGGAATACATCCTTCGGGACTCTTGGGATCGTGCGCGGCACTTATGTTGTACGTTGGGGTTCAGGTGACAACGCCGACACCCTGACGATCATCGCGGGGTCTAATCGTGCAATACCGATACCGCCGGTTCCAGAACCATCGGCTTGGGCGCTGATGATTGCGGCGTTTGGGATAGTTGGTGCGATGATGCGGAAACGATACGAAGGCGAGCGTCGCACCCACTCCTGA